Proteins from one Nakamurella multipartita DSM 44233 genomic window:
- a CDS encoding alpha-ketoacid dehydrogenase subunit beta: MTTTTTTLAKALNAGLRAAMDDDPKVIVMGEDVGRLGGVFRVTDGLQKDFGDHRVLDTPLAESGIVGTAVGLAMRGYRPVAEIQFDGFVFPAFDQISSQVAKITYRTQGAWSMPMVIRIPFGGGIGAVEHHAESPESFFCHIAGLRVVACSNPQDAYDMLRAAIACDDPVIFFEPKRRYWEKGDLDPDRYPRHRPGDPWPPPCLTSVVRRPGTDVTVVSYGASMPILLSAADAAQAEGRSLEVIDLRTLSPLDLDPVLASVRKTGRLVVVSEAPRESSITADIAARVTEEAFYSLAAPVLRVAGYDTPYPPSRVEDEYLPDLDKVMHAVDRVLAY, translated from the coding sequence ATGACCACGACCACGACCACCTTGGCCAAGGCCCTCAACGCCGGGCTGCGCGCGGCCATGGACGACGACCCGAAGGTCATCGTGATGGGCGAGGACGTCGGCCGGCTGGGCGGCGTGTTCCGGGTGACCGACGGGCTGCAGAAGGACTTCGGCGACCACCGGGTGCTGGATACCCCGCTGGCCGAGTCCGGCATCGTCGGCACCGCGGTCGGCCTGGCCATGCGCGGCTACCGGCCGGTTGCCGAGATCCAGTTCGACGGCTTCGTCTTCCCCGCGTTCGACCAGATCTCCTCCCAGGTCGCCAAGATCACCTACCGGACCCAGGGCGCCTGGTCGATGCCGATGGTCATCCGGATCCCGTTCGGCGGCGGCATCGGTGCCGTCGAGCATCACGCCGAGTCGCCCGAGTCGTTCTTCTGTCACATCGCCGGGCTCCGGGTGGTCGCCTGCTCGAACCCGCAGGACGCCTACGACATGCTGCGGGCGGCCATCGCCTGCGACGACCCGGTGATCTTCTTCGAACCGAAGCGGCGCTACTGGGAGAAGGGCGACCTGGATCCCGACCGGTACCCCCGGCACCGGCCCGGCGACCCGTGGCCGCCGCCCTGCCTGACCAGCGTGGTTCGCCGGCCCGGCACCGACGTCACCGTGGTCTCCTACGGCGCGAGCATGCCGATCCTGCTGTCGGCGGCTGACGCGGCCCAGGCCGAGGGCCGCTCGTTGGAGGTCATCGACCTGCGCACGCTGTCCCCGCTGGATCTGGATCCGGTGCTGGCTTCGGTCCGCAAGACGGGCCGGCTGGTCGTGGTGTCCGAGGCGCCGCGGGAGTCCTCGATCACCGCCGACATCGCCGCCCGGGTCACCGAGGAGGCGTTCTACTCGCTGGCCGCGCCCGTGCTGCGGGTCGCCGGCTACGACACCCCCTATCCCCCCAGCCGGGTCGAGGACGAGTACCTGCCGGATCTGGACAAGGTCATGCATGCGGTCGATCGCGTCCTGGCCTACTGA
- a CDS encoding GGDEF domain-containing protein, with translation MVTQSRNGERRGGAWWRAPIANRDLGEDNQSVVINDAMGPFCGLGAIMFGFVSFAQFKFDPTPGSWWSSGLAALTGLFLAVSFLVLHSGRGQVLRRHSLRFGAVVTALVAANPMIYILGTRVTYPAIGMLLVIVALGALVHNRFWAVATIAFVDLFWIACAAGFGLPVPPATFAAQIIKANALAIVLNIARRRTVRRFESAQHEVHRLATTDELTGLANQRGLYEVVREIPARLRKEGLDLTVVYIDVDDLKSVNDRHGHAAGDALIRSVAEVLRGAFRENDTIARVGGDEFAVLITSTSQRDAQTLVDRTNQRLAEQGISASIGTASASSADPDFDTNVLLDRADAAMYEAKMIRKSGLA, from the coding sequence GTGGTGACACAGTCGCGAAATGGTGAGCGGCGCGGGGGGGCGTGGTGGCGCGCGCCGATAGCCAACCGCGACCTGGGCGAGGACAACCAGTCCGTCGTCATCAACGACGCCATGGGGCCCTTCTGCGGGCTCGGCGCGATCATGTTCGGCTTCGTCTCGTTCGCCCAGTTCAAGTTCGACCCGACCCCGGGCTCCTGGTGGTCCTCCGGCCTGGCCGCGCTGACCGGTCTGTTCCTGGCCGTGTCCTTCCTCGTCCTGCACAGCGGCCGCGGGCAGGTGCTGCGGCGTCACTCGTTGCGGTTCGGGGCGGTGGTGACCGCGTTGGTCGCGGCCAACCCGATGATCTACATCCTGGGCACCAGGGTGACCTATCCGGCCATCGGCATGCTGCTGGTGATCGTCGCCCTGGGCGCGCTGGTGCACAACCGGTTCTGGGCGGTGGCCACCATCGCCTTCGTCGACCTGTTCTGGATCGCCTGTGCCGCCGGGTTCGGCCTGCCCGTCCCGCCGGCCACGTTCGCCGCGCAGATCATCAAGGCCAACGCGCTGGCCATCGTGCTCAACATCGCCCGCCGGCGCACCGTCCGCCGGTTCGAGTCCGCCCAGCACGAGGTGCACCGGCTGGCCACCACCGACGAGCTCACCGGGCTGGCCAACCAGCGCGGCCTGTACGAGGTGGTCCGTGAGATCCCCGCCCGGCTGCGCAAGGAGGGTCTGGACCTGACCGTCGTCTACATCGACGTGGACGACCTGAAGTCGGTGAACGATCGGCACGGCCACGCCGCCGGCGACGCCCTGATCCGGTCGGTGGCCGAGGTGCTGCGGGGGGCGTTCCGGGAAAACGACACCATCGCCCGGGTCGGCGGGGACGAGTTCGCCGTGCTGATCACCAGCACGAGCCAGCGGGACGCGCAGACCCTGGTCGACCGGACCAATCAGCGACTGGCCGAGCAGGGCATCTCGGCCAGCATCGGTACCGCCAGCGCCTCGTCGGCGGACCCGGACTTCGACACCAACGTCCTGCTCGACCGGGCCGACGCGGCCATGTACGAGGCCAAGATGATCCGCAAGAGCGGCCTGGCCTGA
- a CDS encoding phosphoenolpyruvate carboxykinase (GTP) encodes MPAGIKVEGAPAGTSPALLSWVLEVAELTRPDRVVFTDGSDQEWDRLIEHMLGTGTITKLAAKENSYWAASDPTDVARVEDRTYICSVDPADAGATNNWMDPTAMKSIMTALYEGCMTGRTMYVMPFCMGPYDAPNPKLGVEITDSEYVVASMRIMTRMGTKALELINAGNPWVKALHSIGAPLAPGQQDVPWPCNDTKYIVQFPEERTIWSFGSGYGGNALLGKKCYSLRIASVMARDEGWLAEHMLILKITSPAGKVDYLAAAFPSACGKTNLAMLEPTIPGWKVETLGDDIAWMTFGEDGRLYAVNPEYGLFGVAPGTGWNTNPNAMRTIAQGNSLFTNVALTDDGDIWWEGLTEEPPAHLTDWKGRDWTPSGLDEHGRRLDSAGEPSSHPNSRFCTPITQCPIIADEYFEPVGVPISAILFGGRRKTTIPLVTQSRDWQHGVFMGATLSSETTAAATGAVGVVRRDPMAMLPFIGYNAGDYFAHWIDMGKGADESKLPKIFYVNWFRRDADGGFLWPGFGENSRVLKWVIERLDGSAAAVETPIGHVPGEGSLDVDGLGLTADELAAALTVDREEWAAEIPLIEEWFAKIGDSVPTSLRDELDSLKLRLGLS; translated from the coding sequence GTGCCCGCCGGCATCAAGGTGGAGGGGGCGCCGGCCGGAACCTCGCCCGCGCTGCTGTCCTGGGTCCTCGAGGTCGCCGAGCTGACCCGGCCGGATCGGGTCGTCTTCACCGACGGGTCCGACCAGGAATGGGACCGGCTCATCGAGCACATGCTCGGCACCGGCACGATCACCAAGCTCGCGGCCAAGGAGAACTCCTACTGGGCCGCGTCCGACCCGACGGACGTCGCCCGGGTCGAGGACCGCACCTACATCTGCTCGGTCGATCCGGCCGACGCGGGGGCCACCAACAACTGGATGGACCCGACCGCCATGAAGTCGATCATGACGGCCCTGTACGAGGGCTGCATGACCGGCCGCACCATGTACGTGATGCCCTTCTGTATGGGCCCGTACGATGCGCCGAACCCCAAGCTGGGGGTGGAGATCACCGACTCGGAGTACGTGGTCGCGTCGATGCGGATCATGACGCGCATGGGGACCAAAGCCCTCGAATTGATTAACGCGGGCAACCCGTGGGTCAAGGCGCTGCACTCGATCGGCGCTCCGCTGGCCCCCGGTCAGCAGGACGTGCCCTGGCCATGCAACGACACCAAGTACATCGTGCAGTTCCCCGAGGAGCGGACCATCTGGTCGTTCGGCTCCGGCTACGGCGGCAACGCCCTGCTGGGTAAGAAGTGCTACTCGCTGCGCATCGCCTCGGTGATGGCCCGCGACGAGGGCTGGCTGGCCGAGCACATGCTGATCCTGAAGATCACCTCGCCCGCGGGCAAGGTCGACTACCTCGCTGCCGCGTTCCCCAGCGCCTGTGGCAAGACCAACCTGGCCATGCTCGAGCCGACCATCCCGGGCTGGAAGGTCGAGACCCTCGGCGACGACATCGCCTGGATGACCTTCGGTGAGGACGGCCGGCTGTACGCGGTCAACCCCGAGTACGGCCTGTTCGGCGTCGCCCCCGGCACCGGCTGGAACACCAACCCGAACGCGATGCGCACCATCGCCCAGGGCAACTCCCTGTTCACCAACGTCGCCCTGACCGACGACGGGGACATCTGGTGGGAGGGCCTGACCGAGGAGCCCCCGGCCCACCTGACGGACTGGAAGGGTCGCGACTGGACCCCGTCCGGTTTAGATGAGCACGGCCGCCGACTCGATTCCGCTGGCGAGCCGTCCAGCCACCCGAACTCGCGGTTCTGCACCCCGATCACCCAGTGCCCGATCATCGCCGACGAGTACTTCGAGCCGGTCGGCGTACCGATCTCGGCCATCCTGTTCGGCGGCCGCCGCAAGACCACGATCCCGCTGGTCACCCAGTCCCGGGACTGGCAGCACGGCGTGTTCATGGGGGCGACGCTGTCCTCGGAGACCACGGCCGCCGCCACCGGCGCGGTCGGGGTCGTCCGCCGCGACCCGATGGCCATGCTGCCGTTCATCGGCTACAACGCCGGCGACTACTTCGCCCACTGGATCGACATGGGCAAGGGTGCGGACGAGAGCAAGCTGCCCAAGATCTTCTACGTGAACTGGTTCCGGCGCGACGCCGACGGCGGCTTCCTGTGGCCGGGCTTCGGGGAGAACTCCCGCGTGCTCAAGTGGGTCATCGAGCGGCTTGACGGTTCGGCCGCGGCCGTGGAGACCCCCATCGGGCACGTTCCCGGTGAGGGTTCGCTGGACGTCGACGGCCTGGGGCTGACGGCCGACGAGCTGGCCGCGGCGCTGACCGTGGACCGCGAGGAGTGGGCGGCGGAGATCCCGCTGATCGAGGAGTGGTTCGCCAAGATCGGCGACTCGGTTCCGACCTCCCTGCGCGACGAGCTCGACTCGCTCAAGCTGCGGCTGGGTCTGAGCTGA
- the pdhA gene encoding pyruvate dehydrogenase (acetyl-transferring) E1 component subunit alpha → MAPERSPSDPPATRESDPYHPTSVTQAAARGAAGLRGAPTPSEVIAGLRATSHGEDLVQVLSPEGVFTPREDFPIEISADLLRGLYRDMVLVRRFDREGNALQRQGQLNIWVPLLGQEAAQVGAGRALRPADMAFPSYREHGVAWCRGVDPTELLGIFRGTDHCGWDPKRTGFNGYTIVIGNQVLNATGYAMGQKFDGVIGSRADGANGAGTDEATIVFFGDGATSQGDVHEGMVFAAAFDAPIVFYCQNNQWAISEPVARQSRVPLWERSTGYGFPGVRVDGNDVLACLAVTRWALDECRSGNGPVMIEAFTYRMDAHTTSDDPTRYRMAAEEEHWKLLDPIERVRAHLAREGLADQAFFDQVGAEADELAARFRSFCVQMPKPAPERMFSHVYSEPHAGLQAQQREHADYLAGFADETSGAGER, encoded by the coding sequence ATGGCACCGGAACGGTCGCCGTCCGACCCGCCGGCCACCCGCGAGAGCGATCCCTACCACCCGACCTCCGTCACCCAGGCCGCCGCCCGCGGCGCGGCCGGACTGCGCGGTGCTCCCACCCCGTCCGAGGTGATCGCCGGGCTGCGCGCCACCAGCCACGGTGAGGACCTGGTCCAGGTGCTCTCGCCCGAGGGGGTGTTCACCCCGCGCGAGGACTTCCCGATCGAGATCTCCGCGGACCTGCTGCGCGGCCTGTACCGGGACATGGTCCTGGTCCGGCGATTCGACCGGGAGGGCAATGCGCTGCAACGGCAGGGCCAGCTCAACATCTGGGTCCCGCTGCTGGGCCAGGAGGCCGCCCAGGTCGGCGCCGGCCGGGCGCTGCGGCCCGCGGACATGGCCTTCCCGTCCTACCGGGAGCACGGTGTGGCCTGGTGCCGCGGGGTCGATCCGACCGAGCTGCTGGGCATCTTCCGCGGCACCGATCACTGCGGCTGGGACCCCAAGCGGACCGGTTTCAACGGCTACACCATCGTCATCGGCAACCAGGTGCTCAACGCCACCGGCTACGCGATGGGCCAGAAGTTCGACGGGGTGATCGGCTCGCGGGCCGACGGCGCGAACGGGGCCGGCACCGACGAGGCCACCATCGTGTTCTTCGGGGACGGGGCCACCAGCCAGGGCGACGTGCACGAGGGGATGGTCTTCGCGGCCGCCTTCGACGCGCCGATCGTCTTCTACTGCCAGAACAACCAGTGGGCGATCTCCGAGCCGGTGGCCCGCCAGTCGCGGGTACCGCTGTGGGAACGCTCGACCGGCTACGGGTTCCCCGGCGTCCGGGTCGACGGCAACGACGTGCTGGCCTGCCTGGCCGTCACCCGCTGGGCGCTGGACGAGTGCCGTTCGGGCAACGGCCCGGTGATGATCGAGGCGTTCACCTACCGGATGGACGCGCACACCACCTCGGACGATCCGACCCGGTACCGGATGGCCGCCGAAGAGGAGCACTGGAAGCTGCTCGACCCGATCGAACGGGTGCGCGCGCACCTGGCCCGCGAGGGGCTGGCCGACCAGGCCTTCTTCGACCAGGTCGGCGCGGAGGCCGACGAGCTGGCCGCCCGGTTCCGCAGCTTCTGCGTGCAGATGCCCAAACCGGCGCCGGAGCGCATGTTCAGCCACGTCTACAGCGAGCCGCACGCCGGCCTGCAGGCGCAGCAACGCGAGCACGCCGACTACCTGGCCGGCTTCGCGGACGAGACTTCCGGGGCGGGGGAGCGCTGA
- a CDS encoding class II glutamine amidotransferase, with protein MCRLFGLHAGASPVTASFWLIDAPDSLRRQSHHNPDGAGIGVFDADGEPRLDKQPIAAYADDEFTRDARTARSRTFLAHVRYASVGAHKVTNTHPFTMDGRIFAHNGTLEDLDPLNERLRELDASGLVLGDTDSERMFALITAEIRRHDGSVPDGIVAAVGWIADHLGVFSVNLILGTPDELWALRYPANHELYVLDRSAHPAPLAVASPRIRAHSPELADQPAVVVASEPMDGETGWRLMDSGELVHVARDLTITSTRPFPHAPRHLLTLADLSPTAAASQSPAAQRTT; from the coding sequence ATGTGTCGACTCTTCGGATTGCATGCCGGCGCCTCGCCGGTGACCGCCTCGTTCTGGCTGATCGACGCCCCGGATAGCCTGCGCCGGCAAAGTCACCACAACCCCGACGGGGCCGGGATCGGGGTGTTCGACGCCGACGGCGAGCCCCGGTTGGACAAGCAGCCGATCGCCGCCTACGCGGACGACGAATTCACCCGGGACGCCCGAACCGCCCGCAGCCGAACGTTTCTCGCGCACGTCCGGTACGCCAGCGTGGGCGCGCACAAGGTGACCAACACCCACCCGTTCACCATGGACGGTCGGATCTTCGCCCACAACGGCACTCTCGAGGACCTCGACCCACTCAACGAACGCCTGCGCGAGCTCGACGCGTCCGGCTTGGTGCTCGGCGACACCGACAGCGAGCGCATGTTCGCCTTGATCACCGCGGAGATCCGGCGGCACGACGGGTCGGTGCCGGACGGCATCGTCGCGGCCGTCGGCTGGATCGCCGACCACCTCGGGGTGTTCTCGGTCAACCTGATCCTGGGCACCCCGGACGAGCTGTGGGCCCTGCGCTACCCGGCCAACCACGAGCTGTACGTGCTCGACCGGAGCGCGCACCCGGCCCCGCTGGCGGTGGCCTCGCCGCGGATCCGCGCGCACAGCCCCGAGCTGGCCGACCAGCCCGCCGTGGTCGTCGCCAGCGAGCCAATGGATGGCGAAACCGGTTGGCGGCTCATGGATTCCGGCGAGCTGGTGCACGTCGCCCGGGACCTGACGATCACCAGCACCCGCCCGTTCCCGCACGCGCCGCGGCACCTGCTGACCCTGGCCGACCTGTCGCCGACGGCCGCCGCGTCGCAGTCGCCGGCCGCGCAGCGCACCACCTGA
- a CDS encoding SRPBCC family protein — protein MELEHRFEVPVGVEKAWNSLLDMELVGPCFPGAILDHVEGDDFSGSVKIKLGPIRMTYKGHARIVEKDEATHRAKIEATGNAGGSTSTAAMLVTATATALAPNRTQVDLVTTLSLTGRPAQFGRGVMVDVGNKLIGQFADCVSTKLAGHESGGAELVDVTNPDEVAADYVTPTPAAAAAFGAPGGAAPAAGELDLWSATATPILKRVLPIIAGIVALILVRKLFKRHPDGTE, from the coding sequence ATGGAACTGGAGCATCGGTTCGAGGTTCCGGTGGGAGTCGAGAAGGCCTGGAATTCGCTGCTGGACATGGAACTGGTCGGGCCCTGCTTCCCGGGGGCGATCCTGGACCACGTCGAGGGCGACGATTTCAGCGGATCGGTCAAGATCAAGCTGGGTCCGATCCGGATGACCTACAAGGGACACGCCCGCATCGTCGAGAAGGACGAGGCGACCCATCGGGCCAAGATCGAGGCGACCGGCAACGCCGGTGGCTCCACCTCCACCGCGGCCATGCTGGTCACCGCGACCGCGACCGCGCTGGCCCCCAACCGCACCCAGGTCGATCTGGTCACCACCCTGTCGTTGACCGGACGCCCGGCCCAGTTCGGCCGCGGGGTGATGGTCGACGTCGGCAACAAACTGATCGGCCAGTTCGCCGACTGCGTCTCCACCAAGCTGGCCGGGCACGAGTCCGGGGGCGCCGAGCTGGTCGACGTGACCAACCCGGACGAGGTCGCCGCGGACTACGTCACGCCGACCCCGGCGGCGGCCGCCGCGTTCGGGGCGCCGGGCGGGGCCGCCCCGGCCGCGGGCGAGCTGGACCTGTGGTCGGCCACCGCGACCCCGATCCTCAAGCGGGTGCTGCCAATCATCGCCGGGATCGTCGCGCTGATCCTGGTGCGCAAGCTGTTCAAGCGGCACCCGGACGGCACCGAGTAG
- a CDS encoding dihydrolipoamide acetyltransferase family protein: MPDAGEGLTEADIIGWRVAVGDTVTVNQVIVEIETAKAAVELPCPYAGRVHQLLAEPGATVEVGTPIITIDTGTDTGTAPAGDHGAVVEGGPVNGAAAETGSKIGEVTADGRIATLVGYVPAGRSGGRRARRAAPTGAAAPASRAPAAPVSSPPPVPAEPEPPAAHATHAAPLATPPVRKLAKDLGIDLHAVAPSRADGVISREDVEHAAAARTRPAAGPDREPAPPAARASTRPDDGSREYRIAVTGVRKATAAAMVASAFTAPHVTEFLTVDVTPMMQLRERLRTRREFADAPPTPLALTARAVCLAARRTPEINSVYEAGTDGPDQILVKRDVHLGIAAATDRGLIVPVIRDADAMGLADLARALQELTATARAGRTSLAQLTGGTFTITNVGVFGVDTGTPIINPGQSAILALGAIRDAPWVVDGELAVRKVCQLALSFDHRVIDGQQGSQFLADIGALLADPGLALAF, translated from the coding sequence ATGCCGGACGCCGGCGAAGGCCTGACCGAGGCCGACATCATCGGCTGGCGGGTCGCCGTCGGCGACACCGTCACCGTCAACCAGGTCATCGTGGAGATCGAGACGGCCAAGGCGGCCGTCGAACTGCCCTGCCCGTACGCCGGCCGGGTCCACCAGCTGCTCGCCGAACCGGGCGCGACCGTCGAGGTCGGGACGCCGATCATCACCATCGACACCGGAACCGACACCGGGACCGCTCCGGCGGGTGACCACGGCGCCGTCGTCGAGGGTGGCCCGGTCAACGGCGCCGCGGCCGAGACCGGGTCCAAGATCGGTGAGGTGACCGCCGACGGGCGGATCGCCACGCTGGTCGGCTACGTGCCGGCCGGACGGTCGGGGGGCCGCCGCGCCCGCCGCGCCGCCCCGACCGGGGCGGCCGCCCCCGCATCACGCGCCCCGGCCGCCCCTGTGTCATCGCCGCCGCCGGTCCCGGCCGAGCCGGAACCGCCGGCCGCGCACGCGACCCACGCGGCTCCGCTGGCCACTCCGCCGGTCCGCAAGCTGGCCAAGGATCTGGGTATCGACCTGCACGCGGTGGCCCCCTCCCGCGCGGACGGGGTGATCAGCCGGGAGGACGTCGAGCACGCCGCCGCGGCGCGGACCCGGCCGGCCGCGGGTCCGGATCGGGAGCCGGCTCCGCCGGCGGCCCGCGCGTCGACCAGGCCCGACGACGGGTCTCGGGAGTACCGGATCGCGGTGACCGGGGTGCGCAAGGCGACCGCCGCGGCCATGGTGGCCAGCGCGTTCACCGCCCCGCACGTGACCGAGTTCCTCACCGTTGACGTCACCCCGATGATGCAGCTGCGGGAGCGGCTGCGGACCCGCCGGGAATTCGCCGACGCGCCCCCGACGCCGCTGGCCCTGACCGCCCGCGCCGTGTGCCTGGCCGCCCGGCGCACCCCCGAGATCAATTCGGTCTACGAGGCGGGCACCGACGGCCCGGACCAGATCCTGGTCAAGCGGGACGTGCACCTGGGCATCGCCGCGGCCACCGACCGCGGGCTGATCGTGCCGGTCATCCGGGACGCGGACGCGATGGGCCTGGCCGACCTGGCCCGGGCCCTGCAGGAGCTCACCGCCACCGCCCGGGCCGGTCGGACCAGCCTGGCCCAGCTGACCGGCGGCACCTTCACCATCACCAACGTGGGGGTGTTCGGGGTGGACACCGGCACGCCGATCATCAACCCGGGCCAGTCGGCGATCCTGGCCCTGGGCGCGATCCGGGACGCGCCGTGGGTCGTCGACGGTGAGTTGGCGGTGCGCAAGGTATGCCAGCTGGCGCTCAGCTTCGACCACCGCGTCATCGACGGGCAGCAGGGCTCGCAGTTCCTGGCCGACATCGGTGCCCTGCTGGCCGATCCGGGGCTGGCCCTGGCCTTCTGA
- a CDS encoding metallopeptidase TldD-related protein: protein MSGGAGGLLTPPQIIEVALAASRADGCIVVVNGSTSANIRWANNTVTTNGVAQDLSWFVVSVVGGAAATVAGSASDAASAEAVRAVVAAAHEAAVAASRLGPARDAQPLIEPTGGAPADFDDEPVDTSFAVFDTLLTGLVDAFAAARSDGRVLYGFVDHTVTTTYLGSSTGLRRRWVQPTGTLEVNAKSADLRRSAWAGVSTPDFRDVELDRVLAPLVARLDWAKRSIDLPPGRYRTVLPPTAVADLMIYLAWSSGAREAHEGRSAFAAPGGGTRSGERLTDLGLTMFSDPDQPGLAAAPFVVAGHSSDDVSVFDNGAPIGRHEFVRDGVIGSLLHTRGSAAEFGEPFTPSSDNLVLTGGQADRDIDALVADVDRGLLLTSQWYIREVDPATLLLTGLTRDGVFLVEQGEVVGAVNNFRFNMSPLDILRQAADVGASVPTLSREWADWFTRTAMPPITVDGFNMSSVSPAT from the coding sequence GTGAGCGGGGGAGCGGGCGGCCTGCTGACGCCGCCGCAGATCATCGAGGTGGCCCTGGCGGCCAGCCGGGCCGACGGCTGCATCGTGGTGGTGAACGGATCCACTTCGGCCAACATCCGGTGGGCCAACAACACCGTCACCACCAACGGGGTGGCCCAGGACCTGTCCTGGTTCGTGGTGTCCGTCGTCGGCGGGGCGGCGGCCACCGTCGCCGGGTCGGCCTCGGACGCCGCCTCGGCCGAGGCGGTGCGGGCCGTGGTGGCCGCCGCCCACGAGGCCGCCGTGGCCGCCTCCCGGCTGGGTCCGGCCCGGGATGCCCAACCCCTGATCGAACCGACCGGCGGTGCCCCGGCCGACTTCGACGACGAACCCGTGGACACCTCGTTCGCGGTCTTCGACACCTTGCTCACCGGCCTGGTCGACGCGTTCGCGGCCGCCCGGTCGGACGGCCGGGTGCTCTACGGGTTCGTCGACCACACCGTCACCACCACCTATCTGGGGTCCTCGACCGGACTGCGCCGGCGCTGGGTGCAGCCCACCGGGACCCTGGAGGTCAACGCCAAATCGGCCGACCTGCGCCGCTCGGCGTGGGCGGGGGTCTCCACCCCGGACTTCCGTGACGTCGAGCTGGATCGGGTGCTCGCCCCGTTGGTGGCCCGGCTGGACTGGGCCAAGCGGTCGATCGACCTGCCGCCGGGCCGGTACCGGACGGTGCTGCCGCCGACCGCCGTCGCCGACCTGATGATCTACCTGGCCTGGAGTTCCGGAGCCCGGGAAGCGCACGAGGGCCGATCGGCGTTCGCCGCGCCGGGCGGCGGCACCCGGTCCGGGGAGCGGCTGACCGACCTGGGGCTGACCATGTTCAGCGACCCCGACCAACCTGGGCTGGCCGCGGCGCCGTTCGTGGTGGCCGGGCACTCCAGCGACGACGTCTCGGTCTTCGACAACGGGGCCCCGATCGGGCGGCACGAGTTCGTCCGCGACGGGGTGATCGGTTCCCTGCTGCACACCCGGGGATCGGCCGCCGAGTTCGGCGAGCCGTTCACCCCGTCCTCCGACAACCTGGTGCTCACCGGCGGTCAGGCCGACCGGGACATCGACGCGCTGGTCGCCGACGTCGACCGCGGGCTCCTGCTGACCTCGCAGTGGTACATCCGCGAGGTCGATCCGGCCACGCTGCTGCTGACCGGGCTGACCCGGGACGGGGTGTTCCTGGTCGAGCAGGGCGAGGTGGTCGGGGCGGTAAACAACTTCCGGTTCAACATGTCGCCGCTGGACATCCTGCGGCAGGCGGCCGACGTGGGGGCGAGCGTGCCGACCCTGTCCCGGGAGTGGGCCGACTGGTTCACCCGCACCGCGATGCCCCCGATCACCGTGGACGGCTTCAACATGTCGTCGGTGTCGCCCGCTACCTGA